TTGAATCACAGCTAAAACATAAGATCGATCTTGTTCGCTTTAGAGAAAAGATGAATCCGAGATTAAAAGAGAACATACTCAGGGAAGGATTGTATGTTTGATGTAAATACCCAGAAAGATCTCATTTCAACCCTTGAAAATATTCTTCTGTCCATTCAATTGATCCAAGATAGGTTTTCTTCCATTAAAAGCAGTGATGATTTTTTCGATACTAAAACAGGATTGGAGCATTTAGATTCTATATCTATGAGGCTTATCGCTATAGGTGAAGGTTTTAAAAATATTGACAAACTGACATCCCATCAGCTTTTAGAACAATACAATGAAATTGAATGGAGGGGAATTAAAGGGATCAGAGATAAACTATCTCACCACTATTTCGATATCGACAGTGAAGTTATTTTTGACATATGTGATACAAAACTGGAAGAATTATTGACTGTAACAAATAAAATATTGAGTGACATCAAGATAGAGTCTTGACAAATCCAGCAGTTTCTGTAAAACTTCCCACACCATCACACCCCTCTTACCCCTTAACCCTTAGCACT
The Sulfurovum riftiae genome window above contains:
- a CDS encoding DUF86 domain-containing protein, which encodes MFDVNTQKDLISTLENILLSIQLIQDRFSSIKSSDDFFDTKTGLEHLDSISMRLIAIGEGFKNIDKLTSHQLLEQYNEIEWRGIKGIRDKLSHHYFDIDSEVIFDICDTKLEELLTVTNKILSDIKIES